The following proteins are co-located in the Streptomyces asiaticus genome:
- a CDS encoding N-acyl homoserine lactonase family protein codes for MNRPPTHELLALRFGTQTGRLARENFLFADDPCATDTPVGFDFYIWVIRGQDQVIVVDTGFTAHTGARRGREQLHHPVEALAGLGMDPTDVSHLLITHMHWDHAGHLAAFPTARVHLQEPELAFCTSRAMRQSAPRRPFEAEDVNAAIRLLFDERLTLHQGPATIVPGVEVHPAPGHTPGLQVVRVHTKRGWVVLASDSSHLWANIRRRAPFPILDHLASMVEAYETVEDLADGVDHIIPGHDPQVATRFPQVEDDPRWVRLHEEPIAPYTDPAALELRERVIS; via the coding sequence ATGAACCGGCCGCCAACCCACGAACTTCTCGCGCTCAGGTTCGGGACTCAGACGGGGCGACTCGCGCGGGAGAACTTCCTGTTCGCCGACGACCCCTGCGCCACCGACACTCCGGTCGGCTTCGACTTCTACATCTGGGTCATCCGAGGTCAGGATCAGGTGATCGTCGTCGATACCGGGTTTACCGCGCACACGGGTGCGCGGCGTGGCCGCGAGCAACTTCACCACCCCGTCGAGGCCCTGGCCGGTCTCGGCATGGATCCCACCGACGTGTCGCATCTGCTGATCACGCACATGCACTGGGACCATGCCGGTCACCTCGCCGCCTTCCCCACGGCTCGCGTTCATCTCCAAGAGCCGGAACTCGCGTTCTGCACCAGCCGCGCCATGCGCCAATCCGCACCCCGCCGCCCCTTCGAGGCGGAGGATGTGAACGCGGCGATTCGGCTGCTGTTCGACGAGCGCCTCACCCTGCACCAGGGCCCGGCTACGATTGTGCCCGGCGTCGAGGTGCACCCGGCCCCTGGACATACCCCCGGCCTTCAAGTAGTACGCGTTCACACAAAGCGCGGCTGGGTCGTGTTGGCGAGCGATTCGTCGCACCTGTGGGCAAACATCCGTCGCCGGGCCCCGTTCCCGATCCTCGACCACCTCGCCTCCATGGTCGAGGCGTACGAGACCGTCGAAGATCTGGCGGACGGCGTCGACCACATCATCCCCGGTCATGATCCTCAGGTCGCCACCCGCTTCCCCCAGGTAGAGGACGACCCCCGCTGGGTGCGGTTGCACGAGGAACCCATAGCCCCGTACACCGACCCGGCGGCGCTGGAACTGCGCGAGCGGGTGATCTCGTGA
- a CDS encoding KamA family radical SAM protein has translation MSVGKFTPYNGKTIQRAPQWGRVPEELREAVTVVSQVLPFRTNQYVLDELINWDNIPDDPIFRLNFPHRAMLDDTDYATLRDVIAAGDKRQIALHAGKLRERMNPHPAGQQTHNVPELDGKEMSGMQHKYSQTILLFPKHGQTCHAYCTFCFRWPQFVGDGELAFAAEDAQGLTAYLARHREVTDVLITGGDPLIMRTNTLARYIEPLLAPEFEHIQNIRIGTKSVAYWPQRFVTDRDADELIRLFERVVTAGKHLAIMGHYNHPAELRPDIAQTALKRIIATGANTRLQSPILRHINDNAEAWRELWTTGVRLGAIPYYMFVERDTGARSYFEIPLVRAYEIFRDAYQRVSGLARTVRGPSMSAFPGKVLIDGTPTIRGEKVFALQFLQGRHADWARRPFYARYDPDATWFDQLTPAFGAEKFFFEDELPLPAPEARELTVVGA, from the coding sequence TTGAGTGTCGGCAAGTTCACGCCCTACAATGGAAAAACAATTCAACGCGCCCCGCAATGGGGGCGGGTGCCTGAGGAACTCCGCGAGGCCGTCACTGTGGTCTCCCAGGTTCTCCCGTTCCGCACCAATCAGTACGTGCTCGACGAACTCATCAACTGGGACAACATCCCGGACGACCCCATCTTCCGGCTGAACTTCCCCCACCGGGCCATGCTGGACGACACCGACTACGCCACCCTACGGGATGTCATCGCCGCTGGCGACAAGAGACAGATCGCGCTTCACGCGGGGAAGCTCCGCGAGCGGATGAACCCCCACCCGGCCGGCCAGCAAACCCACAACGTACCTGAGTTGGACGGCAAGGAAATGTCAGGGATGCAGCACAAATACTCCCAGACAATACTGTTATTCCCTAAGCACGGGCAGACCTGCCACGCCTACTGCACGTTCTGCTTCCGCTGGCCGCAGTTCGTCGGCGACGGCGAACTCGCCTTCGCCGCCGAGGATGCCCAGGGCCTGACCGCCTACCTCGCTCGCCACCGGGAGGTCACCGACGTCCTGATCACCGGCGGCGACCCGCTGATCATGCGGACAAACACTCTCGCCCGCTATATCGAACCACTCCTGGCACCGGAGTTCGAACACATCCAGAACATCCGGATCGGCACCAAATCGGTCGCCTACTGGCCCCAAAGGTTCGTCACCGACCGGGATGCCGACGAGCTCATCCGGCTGTTCGAGCGGGTCGTCACCGCTGGTAAGCACCTGGCGATCATGGGCCACTACAACCACCCCGCCGAGCTGCGCCCTGACATCGCACAGACCGCCCTGAAGCGGATCATCGCCACAGGTGCGAACACGCGCCTCCAGTCGCCGATACTGAGGCACATCAACGACAACGCCGAGGCGTGGCGGGAGTTGTGGACGACGGGGGTGCGGCTGGGCGCCATCCCGTACTACATGTTCGTCGAACGCGATACCGGCGCCCGCTCCTACTTCGAGATTCCCCTGGTGAGGGCGTACGAGATCTTCCGCGACGCATACCAGCGGGTCTCCGGCCTCGCCCGCACCGTGCGCGGCCCGTCGATGAGCGCGTTTCCGGGCAAGGTTCTCATCGACGGCACCCCCACCATCCGCGGCGAGAAGGTGTTCGCCCTGCAGTTCCTTCAGGGGCGTCATGCGGACTGGGCGCGTCGGCCGTTCTACGCCAGATACGATCCGGACGCGACCTGGTTCGACCAGCTCACCCCGGCGTTCGGGGCGGAGAAGTTCTTCTTCGAGGACGAACTGCCGCTCCCGGCGCCCGAGGCTCGCGAACTGACGGTGGTGGGCGCATGA
- a CDS encoding LuxR C-terminal-related transcriptional regulator yields the protein MPTCPTNLEADKTTDADSRLMVALYALAAARESVSRNELLQLADASPDEAGQAIDRLLQLKVLTGKPGDPVRLVPVAPATAFTQLLLPAIRELRERQTTINEVSAQLVDLLPVYEKSVMKDVREHSLHRLDNVDAVRLTVSELSARATREILVSQPGGPRPEPVLKEATDRAVGVLERGVRTRTLYQYTAQFHQPTVDHVSLLVEHGAEVRVVTQVFMQLIVFDREVALVELVGNPKGALLIRDLSVIHFLIGAFERAWDKALPFPLTYEREQMLFSSEEMKTAIVELLVEGYDDKVVAKRLGISLRTFQRHLAAVLLRIGAHNRLHAGYLLRDLGILHEKRAQQ from the coding sequence ATGCCCACGTGCCCCACAAACCTGGAAGCCGACAAAACCACCGATGCTGACAGTCGTCTGATGGTCGCCCTGTATGCCTTAGCGGCAGCCCGGGAAAGCGTCTCCCGCAACGAACTCTTGCAACTTGCGGACGCCTCGCCCGATGAGGCCGGACAGGCGATCGACAGGCTGCTGCAGCTCAAGGTGCTCACCGGCAAGCCCGGAGACCCCGTTCGCCTCGTACCCGTGGCGCCGGCCACCGCCTTCACCCAACTTCTTTTGCCGGCGATCCGGGAACTGCGCGAACGGCAGACGACGATCAACGAAGTGAGCGCGCAACTGGTGGATCTCCTTCCCGTCTACGAGAAAAGCGTCATGAAAGACGTAAGGGAACACTCATTGCACCGTCTGGACAATGTGGATGCCGTCCGCCTGACCGTGTCCGAACTCTCGGCCCGCGCTACCAGGGAGATCCTCGTCTCTCAACCTGGCGGTCCTCGCCCCGAACCCGTCCTCAAGGAGGCAACGGACCGTGCCGTAGGCGTGCTTGAGCGTGGTGTACGCACGCGTACGCTCTATCAGTACACAGCGCAGTTTCATCAGCCCACTGTCGACCACGTCTCGCTGCTTGTCGAGCACGGCGCCGAAGTCCGCGTTGTTACACAAGTGTTCATGCAGCTCATCGTCTTCGACCGCGAAGTCGCCCTCGTCGAGCTGGTTGGAAACCCCAAAGGCGCCTTGCTCATACGTGACCTGAGCGTCATCCACTTCCTGATCGGCGCCTTCGAGCGGGCTTGGGACAAAGCCCTGCCATTCCCGCTCACCTATGAGCGGGAACAGATGCTGTTCAGCTCGGAGGAGATGAAGACGGCGATTGTGGAACTACTCGTCGAGGGCTACGACGACAAGGTTGTCGCCAAGCGTCTCGGTATCTCCCTACGCACCTTCCAGCGCCACCTGGCCGCAGTTCTGCTCCGTATCGGGGCCCACAACCGGCTCCACGCCGGCTACCTGCTACGCGATCTCGGCATCCTCCACGAGAAGCGCGCCCAACAGTAA
- a CDS encoding DinB family protein: MKPNDPKDDLHRYLKAAREAVVWKLDGLSEYDVRRPLTPTGTNLLGLVKHLASVELGYFGPTFGRPHNESLPWHEEDAEPNSDMWVPADESREDILSLYHRAWAHSDATIEALPLDAMGHVAWWGDNGDVTLQRVMLHMTAETNRHAGHADIVRELIDGKVGMRETNSNMDGGDEAWYKEYWNRLEASAKEAQAKPS, from the coding sequence ATGAAGCCCAATGACCCTAAAGACGATCTGCACCGCTACCTCAAGGCAGCCCGCGAAGCCGTCGTCTGGAAGCTGGACGGACTGTCCGAGTACGACGTCCGCCGCCCCCTGACACCGACTGGCACCAACCTTCTCGGCCTCGTCAAGCACCTCGCCAGTGTCGAACTCGGGTACTTCGGCCCAACCTTCGGCCGCCCGCACAACGAATCCCTCCCCTGGCACGAGGAGGACGCCGAGCCCAACTCGGACATGTGGGTACCCGCCGACGAGTCGCGCGAGGATATTCTCAGCCTCTATCACCGCGCCTGGGCGCACTCGGACGCGACGATCGAGGCGCTGCCGCTCGACGCGATGGGCCACGTCGCGTGGTGGGGCGACAACGGCGACGTAACGCTTCAGCGGGTCATGCTGCATATGACGGCCGAGACGAATCGTCACGCCGGCCACGCCGACATCGTCCGCGAACTGATCGACGGCAAGGTCGGCATGCGGGAGACCAACAGCAACATGGATGGTGGCGACGAGGCCTGGTACAAGGAGTACTGGAACAGGCTGGAGGCGTCTGCCAAGGAGGCACAGGCCAAGCCGAGCTGA
- a CDS encoding serine hydrolase domain-containing protein translates to MTSTLRKHLAMALGVATLLTAEVIPAVAQPAGPSPVEQLRRDTEAIHALGISGVQARVIAPDGRQSVATSGTADLNTGRPVSSGGYFRMASTSKTLVATVVLQLEAEGRLSLYDTVDRWLPGVVRGNGNNGSQITIRQLLQHTSGIYDALPGYTTPEEYYQQRHNIYEPKQLVDLAMAHEPDFLPGKGWAYSNTGYVLLDMIIQKATGHPAHQEIENRILRPLGLDQTRWMGTSTTLPRPHAQAYQLFGPGSQVDVTDQIPVDYENLAWVTTTRDENRFFRALLDGRLLPARELAKMKQTVPVSAEVQQLWPEGRYGLGLVERPLSCGGTYWSHEGGDGGYITLNGVTDNGRRSAVVSMSEARGDTPKHILEQENAASALIDHALCAEGPSTP, encoded by the coding sequence ATGACTTCGACTCTGCGAAAGCACCTGGCCATGGCACTCGGTGTCGCTACGCTGCTCACCGCCGAGGTGATCCCCGCCGTCGCCCAGCCCGCCGGTCCCTCCCCCGTGGAGCAGTTACGCCGGGACACCGAGGCGATCCACGCCCTCGGTATCAGCGGTGTGCAGGCCCGCGTGATCGCGCCTGACGGTCGGCAGTCGGTCGCCACCAGCGGTACCGCCGACCTGAACACCGGCCGCCCGGTCTCTTCCGGCGGCTACTTCCGCATGGCCAGCACGTCCAAGACGCTGGTCGCCACGGTGGTCCTCCAACTGGAGGCCGAGGGCAGGCTGTCCCTGTACGACACGGTCGATCGCTGGCTGCCCGGGGTGGTGCGGGGTAACGGGAACAATGGCAGCCAGATCACCATCCGCCAATTGCTCCAGCACACCAGCGGTATCTACGACGCCCTGCCCGGGTACACCACACCGGAGGAGTACTACCAGCAGCGCCACAACATCTACGAACCCAAGCAGCTGGTCGACCTCGCCATGGCCCACGAGCCGGACTTCCTGCCCGGCAAGGGCTGGGCGTACTCCAACACCGGCTACGTCCTGCTCGACATGATCATCCAGAAGGCCACCGGTCACCCCGCCCACCAAGAGATCGAAAACCGCATCCTGCGCCCGCTGGGCCTCGACCAGACCCGGTGGATGGGCACCTCGACCACCCTGCCCCGACCCCACGCCCAGGCTTACCAGCTCTTCGGCCCCGGTTCCCAGGTGGATGTCACCGACCAGATACCGGTGGACTACGAGAACCTTGCGTGGGTCACGACCACTCGGGATGAGAACCGCTTCTTCCGCGCGCTGCTCGACGGCCGCCTACTACCGGCACGGGAACTGGCCAAGATGAAGCAGACCGTCCCCGTGAGCGCGGAGGTCCAACAGCTGTGGCCCGAGGGCCGATACGGGCTCGGCCTGGTCGAACGCCCCCTGAGCTGCGGAGGAACCTACTGGAGCCACGAGGGCGGGGACGGCGGCTACATCACCCTCAACGGCGTCACCGACAACGGCAGGCGAAGCGCCGTTGTCTCCATGTCCGAGGCACGCGGCGACACCCCGAAGCACATACTGGAGCAGGAGAACGCGGCCAGCGCCCTGATCGACCACGCACTGTGCGCCGAGGGCCCCAGCACCCCGTGA